Proteins encoded by one window of Rutidosis leptorrhynchoides isolate AG116_Rl617_1_P2 chromosome 7, CSIRO_AGI_Rlap_v1, whole genome shotgun sequence:
- the LOC139858873 gene encoding uncharacterized protein, producing the protein MICIDKSKYMEHLDNEYSYNLQLNCVRSYCRAKLKSNPKNVIGLVAMGGKMKTFEPTSDLDIIFRQLKYYLGARYVIGGELNFMSALISCGFELSNYPDDKYLKRIIFFLGGYVFVVCYA; encoded by the exons ATGATCTGTATCGACAAATCTAAATATATGGAGCATTTGGACAATGAATATAGCTATAATCTTCAACTTAATTGTGTTCGATCGTATTGCCGTGCTAAACTCAAG TCCAATCCGAAGAATGTTATAGGCTTAGTAGCAATGGGTGGTAAAATGAAGACGTTTGAACCTACTAGTGATCTTGATATAATTTTCCGTCAGCTTAAATATTACCTTGGAG CTCGATATGTAATAGGTGGTGAGTTGAATTTTATGTCAGCGCTGATTAGTTGCGGGTTCGAACTTTCTAATTATCCTGATGATAAATACCTAAAAAGGATTATTTTCTTTCTTGGAGGGTATGTGTTTGTTGTTTGTTATGCTTAA